From Longimicrobiales bacterium:
TCCGCAGCGCAGTCCGCGGATCGGCCGCCGCCGTGCGCGCGCGATGCGCGCCCACGAGGCCGCAGCCGATTACGGCAACACCGACACGATTGCTCATCGAATGTGTTCCGCCGGTGGGGTGCGCATCACTGTCATGGATTTATCGGGATCCTCCGACGACGCGCCTTCAGCAGCGCGTCGTCAGGCTATGCAGGCTTCGCCAGCGGCTGCCTCGAAGCACGCAGTCGCTCCGCCACCTGCTCCTCGATCCACGAGTACGTGTGATGCAGTCCCACCTCCAGTGGAATGCGCGGCTCCCAGCCCAGCACCTCACGCAGCCGCGTGTTGTCCGAGTTGCGCCCGCGCACGCCCTGCGGTCCGGGTATGTGGATCTTCTCTATGGGATAGTCCGCGATCCGCGCGATCAGGTCCGCGAGCTCGTTGATACTCACCATCCGGTCCTGACCCAGGTTCAGCGGCTCCGTATAACCGGACCGCATCAGCCGGTGGAGTCCTTCCGTGCAGTCATCGATGTAGCAGAACGACCGCGTCTGCTCGCCATCGCCCCAGATCTCCACCACCGGATCTTCGATCAGCTTCGCGTGCGCCACCTTCCGGCACAGCGCCGCCGGCGCTTTCTCGCGACCGCCATCCCACGTGCCGTACGGCCCGAAGATGTTGTGGAACCGCACAATCCGCACGTCGAGATGCTGCTCCTCGCGGTAGTGTGCGCACAGTCGCTCGATGAACAGCTTCTCCCAGCCG
This genomic window contains:
- a CDS encoding NAD-dependent epimerase/dehydratase family protein — its product is CFSRPTAYAVRWRPRVPGEHRRSNMSLRGVRVLVTGAGGFIGSHLVRYLKAEGCWVRGVDIKEPEFGPTEADEFELLDLRRWENCVRATRSVNEVYALAADMGGMGFISSNHSRIMHNNGLIDIHTLEAARQSGVRRYLFTSSACVYPEHLQEDTAVQPLREQDAYPAQPQDAYGWEKLFIERLCAHYREEQHLDVRIVRFHNIFGPYGTWDGGREKAPAALCRKVAHAKLIEDPVVEIWGDGEQTRSFCYIDDCTEGLHRLMRSGYTEPLNLGQDRMVSINELADLIARIADYPIEKIHIPGPQGVRGRNSDNTRLREVLGWEPRIPLEVGLHHTYSWIEEQVAERLRASRQPLAKPA